The following are encoded in a window of Candidatus Nitrosotalea sinensis genomic DNA:
- a CDS encoding acyl-CoA carboxylase subunit beta: MHSEKIKNFLHKKKQAEQSGGEERIQSQHDKGKLTARERIDLLLDEGSFTEIDAMTTHHYYEFDMQNKKFFGDGVITGYGTIHGRQVFLFAYDFTVLGGTLSEMGAKKITKVMNNAVKVGCPIIGIIDSGGARIQEGILSLDGFASIFYHNQLASGVVPQITISVGPSAGGAVYSPAMTDFVIMADKIATMFVTGPEVVKTVLGEDVSFDELGGAMSHGRNSGVAHFVGKNEYQCMDIAKTLLSYIPQNSTEEPAIVETGDDPNRLDNSLINIIPENPLQPYDVKEIINSIVDNHVFFEIHELFAPNVVVGFARLHGRTVGIVANQPMVLAGALDIDSSNKASRFIRFCDCYGIPIITLVDTPGYMPGTQQEHAGIIRHGSKLLYAYCEATVPKITLIMGKAYGGAYIAMASKNLGTDVNYAWPTAQIAVLGSEAAVRIMNRKELDAAKDPVALKKQLVDNFTEKFANPYVAASYGTIDSVIDPAETRPALIRALDALANKRERRIPRKHGNINL; the protein is encoded by the coding sequence ATGCACTCTGAAAAAATTAAAAATTTTTTACATAAAAAGAAACAAGCAGAACAAAGCGGTGGAGAGGAAAGAATTCAAAGTCAGCATGATAAAGGTAAGCTCACCGCTAGAGAAAGAATTGATCTTCTTCTTGATGAAGGAAGTTTCACTGAAATTGATGCAATGACTACACACCATTATTATGAATTTGATATGCAGAACAAGAAATTCTTTGGAGATGGAGTCATAACAGGCTATGGCACAATTCATGGAAGACAAGTCTTTCTCTTTGCATATGACTTCACGGTTCTTGGAGGTACACTTAGTGAAATGGGTGCCAAAAAAATCACCAAAGTGATGAATAATGCAGTAAAGGTTGGGTGCCCCATCATTGGAATAATTGATTCGGGTGGTGCTAGAATTCAAGAAGGAATTCTAAGTCTTGATGGTTTTGCAAGTATATTCTATCATAATCAACTGGCATCTGGAGTAGTTCCGCAAATTACAATTAGTGTTGGACCATCTGCAGGTGGAGCAGTATATTCTCCGGCTATGACTGATTTTGTCATAATGGCAGACAAGATTGCTACAATGTTTGTTACTGGTCCTGAGGTAGTAAAGACAGTACTTGGCGAAGATGTATCTTTTGATGAACTTGGTGGAGCAATGTCTCATGGAAGAAATAGTGGTGTTGCACACTTTGTAGGTAAAAATGAGTATCAGTGTATGGATATTGCCAAAACACTCTTGTCGTATATTCCACAGAACAGCACTGAAGAACCTGCCATTGTAGAAACAGGCGATGATCCTAACAGACTTGATAATAGTTTAATAAACATCATACCAGAAAATCCACTTCAACCATATGATGTCAAAGAAATAATAAATTCCATAGTTGATAATCATGTATTTTTTGAGATACATGAACTATTTGCACCCAATGTCGTAGTAGGTTTTGCAAGACTTCATGGAAGAACAGTTGGAATTGTTGCAAATCAACCCATGGTATTGGCAGGAGCACTTGATATTGATTCGTCTAACAAGGCATCTCGATTTATCAGATTCTGTGATTGTTATGGAATACCAATCATCACACTAGTGGATACTCCTGGATACATGCCTGGAACCCAACAAGAACATGCTGGAATCATTCGTCACGGAAGCAAGTTGTTGTATGCTTACTGTGAAGCCACTGTGCCCAAAATAACATTGATTATGGGTAAAGCTTATGGTGGAGCCTACATAGCTATGGCAAGCAAAAATCTTGGTACTGATGTTAATTATGCATGGCCTACTGCACAAATAGCAGTACTTGGATCCGAAGCTGCTGTGAGGATTATGAACAGAAAGGAACTTGATGCTGCAAAAGATCCAGTTGCTCTGAAAAAACAACTAGTAGACAACTTTACAGAAAAATTTGCTAATCCTTATGTAGCTGCATCTTATGGTACTATTGATTCAGTAATCGACCCTGCCGAAACACGACCAGCTCTTATAAGAGCCCTAGATGCTTTGGCAAATAAAAGGGAACGAAGAATTCCAAGAAAACATGGGAACATTAATCTCTAG
- a CDS encoding acetyl-CoA carboxylase biotin carboxylase subunit, whose amino-acid sequence MIKKILIANRGEIAIRVIKACNALGIKSVAVYSDEDVNSKHVKMATEAYHIGPAPPAQSYLNMEKIAETAISSGADAIHPGYGFLSENADFADLCEKKNLNFIGPSGKSMRLCGDKMECKAAMIKAKVPTVPGSPGIVEEVEKALDIAHNIGYPVLLKSVFGGGGRGIRLVHNEQELRQAFELASGESKAAFGKSALFVEKFLPKIRHIEFQLARDKHGNAVHIFERECSIQRRHQKLIEMSPSPVVDQKTRDEIGALAVNAAIAVDYLNAGTAEFLRLDDGTFYFIEINARLQVEHPVTELVSGLDLVKLQIDIANGEEIPFKQKDLKVNGCSIECRINAEDTFLDFAPSTGKIWDTSIPSGPGVRVDTYLYPGCTVSPYYDSLMGKLITWGQNFEEARQRMSLALSDFYIEGVETAIPLYKTILNSKEFITGDLSTDFLDRFKILDRLQNDLKDEATQKSEAGLAATLIHSEFLKNKIKTRKEHGVRWKTQVDRH is encoded by the coding sequence ATGATCAAGAAAATTTTAATCGCAAACAGAGGTGAAATCGCAATACGCGTAATTAAGGCATGTAATGCATTGGGAATAAAATCAGTTGCAGTTTATTCTGATGAAGACGTAAACTCAAAACATGTAAAGATGGCAACAGAAGCATATCATATTGGTCCAGCCCCTCCGGCTCAAAGTTATCTTAACATGGAGAAAATAGCAGAAACTGCAATTAGTTCCGGCGCTGACGCTATTCATCCTGGGTATGGATTTCTCTCTGAAAACGCAGACTTTGCAGATCTCTGTGAAAAAAAGAATCTGAATTTCATTGGACCTTCGGGAAAATCAATGAGACTATGTGGTGATAAAATGGAATGCAAAGCTGCAATGATAAAAGCTAAAGTACCTACAGTTCCTGGAAGTCCCGGAATTGTAGAAGAGGTAGAAAAAGCACTAGATATTGCACATAATATTGGATACCCCGTTTTACTAAAATCTGTCTTTGGTGGTGGAGGAAGAGGAATTAGACTAGTACATAATGAACAGGAATTACGACAAGCCTTTGAACTTGCTTCTGGAGAATCTAAAGCTGCTTTTGGCAAGTCTGCTCTATTTGTAGAAAAATTTCTGCCAAAAATACGACACATTGAGTTTCAGTTAGCACGTGACAAGCACGGAAATGCGGTGCACATATTTGAACGAGAATGCTCCATACAGAGAAGACATCAAAAACTCATAGAAATGTCTCCATCTCCTGTAGTAGATCAAAAGACCCGTGATGAGATAGGAGCATTGGCAGTCAATGCCGCAATCGCAGTTGATTATCTTAATGCAGGAACTGCAGAGTTTCTAAGATTGGACGATGGAACATTTTACTTTATAGAAATAAATGCAAGACTTCAGGTAGAACACCCAGTAACTGAATTAGTATCCGGTCTTGATCTTGTTAAATTACAAATTGACATTGCAAATGGAGAAGAAATTCCATTCAAACAAAAGGATCTCAAAGTAAATGGATGTTCAATAGAATGTAGAATAAATGCAGAGGATACATTTTTGGACTTTGCACCTTCTACTGGAAAAATATGGGATACTAGCATACCATCTGGACCAGGAGTTAGAGTTGACACATATCTCTATCCAGGCTGTACTGTTTCTCCATATTATGACTCACTTATGGGTAAACTCATCACATGGGGTCAAAACTTTGAAGAAGCAAGACAACGCATGTCTTTAGCATTGTCTGACTTTTACATCGAAGGAGTTGAAACTGCTATACCATTATACAAAACCATCTTAAACAGCAAGGAGTTTATTACAGGTGATCTGTCAACAGACTTTCTTGATAGATTCAAGATTCTTGATAGGCTACAAAATGACCTAAAAGATGAGGCAACACAAAAATCTGAGGCCGGACTTGCTGCTACTCTCATACATTCAGAATTTCTCAAAAATAAAATCAAGACACGTAAAGAACATGGCGTAAGATGGAAAACACAAGTGGACAGGCATTGA
- a CDS encoding acetyl-CoA carboxylase biotin carboxyl carrier protein subunit, which yields MKFKLENTDENLDGEIVKTAGNNEFVLKIKGKERDLKVITMTHDKVEFMLDSAYHITKYLENSTNKITLVIDGVKLTFNKRPEMDNIVYKNSGADSATDSQANLKSQIPGRVVSVNVEAGSNVKKGDVVCVLESMKMQISIKSHKDGVVKSIKMKQGASVAKNDVLVEIE from the coding sequence ATGAAATTCAAATTAGAAAATACAGATGAAAACTTGGATGGTGAAATTGTCAAGACTGCAGGCAACAATGAGTTTGTACTAAAAATTAAAGGAAAAGAAAGAGATCTCAAAGTCATCACAATGACTCATGACAAAGTAGAATTCATGTTAGATAGTGCTTATCATATTACAAAATATCTCGAGAATAGCACTAACAAGATAACTCTGGTTATTGATGGTGTAAAACTGACATTTAACAAGCGTCCTGAAATGGATAATATTGTATACAAAAATTCTGGTGCTGACTCTGCTACTGATTCTCAAGCCAATCTCAAAAGCCAAATTCCTGGAAGAGTTGTATCAGTTAATGTCGAAGCTGGATCTAATGTAAAAAAAGGTGATGTAGTTTGTGTTTTAGAATCTATGAAAATGCAGATCTCAATTAAATCTCACAAAGATGGAGTTGTAAAATCAATAAAAATGAAACAAGGTGCATCAGTTGCTAAAAATGATGTACTTGTAGAAATTGAATAA
- a CDS encoding mechanosensitive ion channel domain-containing protein, which translates to MTFKQENYKNNLETRSKKQKSLQREFTSLIIKIISIAVTSWVGLTIFEIFAAPMVGLKHPHIQAAETVVTITLSLIAVIAVRRILKEFSHKIPAQFSAGISFFAIILISLISSISLLYQWNVAPEEILVGGGVAAIIIGIGISTIVGNIISGGLMLTTFPAKIGDEIVIVNDNVRGKVEEVNVLYTKIVTDHNTEYIVPNNAIIQGNVRIMKEIPIKEQLPFTEGDEIELKNSTDIYSGVVFKISPKFTTILCENKEITVANSAIFDGQFTIVKSRK; encoded by the coding sequence GTGACATTCAAACAAGAAAATTACAAAAATAATTTAGAAACTCGATCTAAAAAACAAAAATCACTACAACGTGAATTTACCAGCCTAATAATAAAAATAATATCAATCGCAGTGACATCATGGGTTGGGTTAACAATCTTTGAGATATTTGCAGCACCTATGGTAGGATTAAAACATCCCCATATTCAAGCAGCAGAGACAGTTGTTACAATAACACTTTCACTAATAGCAGTTATTGCAGTTAGACGCATACTAAAAGAATTTTCACACAAGATACCTGCACAATTTTCTGCAGGCATTTCATTTTTTGCAATAATTTTGATATCATTGATTTCCAGCATATCGTTGCTATACCAATGGAATGTAGCACCAGAAGAGATCTTAGTAGGAGGAGGAGTAGCAGCAATCATCATAGGTATTGGGATATCAACAATAGTAGGAAACATAATCTCAGGAGGGTTAATGTTGACTACATTTCCAGCGAAAATTGGTGATGAAATAGTGATAGTAAATGACAACGTACGTGGAAAGGTTGAGGAGGTAAACGTCTTGTATACAAAGATAGTTACGGATCACAATACAGAATACATCGTTCCAAACAATGCCATAATTCAAGGAAATGTCAGAATAATGAAAGAGATCCCAATAAAGGAACAACTGCCATTTACAGAAGGTGATGAGATTGAGCTGAAAAATTCAACAGACATCTATTCAGGAGTAGTATTCAAGATAAGCCCAAAGTTTACAACTATTTTGTGTGAAAATAAGGAAATTACTGTTGCAAATAGTGCTATATTTGACGGTCAATTCACCATAGTAAAATCACGAAAATAA
- a CDS encoding redoxin domain-containing protein gives MVNVGQKAPPFTLVDTELKMRSLDEFKGKKVVLSFFVAASSPVCTKEMCTFRDEWNEISKLGAHVIGISNDGPFANKAFAEAQHLNFPVLGDYKSKTIRDYDVLMPDLLHVKGYDAAKRSVFIVDEAGTVVYKWVSDNPLLEPNYQEIMDFLKKK, from the coding sequence ATGGTAAATGTAGGACAGAAGGCACCACCTTTTACCTTAGTAGATACAGAATTAAAAATGCGAAGCTTGGATGAGTTTAAAGGAAAAAAAGTTGTCTTGTCATTCTTCGTGGCAGCAAGTTCTCCTGTATGTACAAAGGAAATGTGCACCTTTAGAGACGAGTGGAATGAAATATCAAAACTTGGAGCACATGTAATTGGAATTAGTAATGATGGACCATTTGCAAACAAAGCATTTGCAGAAGCTCAACACCTCAACTTTCCAGTACTTGGAGACTACAAGAGTAAAACCATAAGAGACTATGATGTTCTAATGCCAGACTTGTTGCATGTAAAAGGGTATGATGCAGCAAAGAGATCTGTATTTATTGTAGATGAGGCAGGAACTGTTGTCTATAAATGGGTTTCAGACAATCCGTTGTTAGAGCCAAACTATCAAGAGATCATGGACTTTCTAAAGAAGAAATAA
- a CDS encoding NADH-quinone oxidoreductase subunit A yields the protein MVGEAAGSFSPILLLFTFAIVATGPTLILSRMIAPRRTPNPVKFLPMESGQVPKGEGRTHFMMQYYSFVLMFVVFDVAAIFLYAWGSSILNLPKSATLPIIGFLAIIFAAFAFALYQAGRKDIW from the coding sequence TTGGTAGGAGAAGCTGCTGGTAGTTTCAGTCCAATTTTATTATTATTCACTTTTGCAATAGTGGCAACAGGACCAACTCTAATCCTATCTAGAATGATCGCTCCAAGACGTACTCCTAACCCTGTCAAGTTCCTGCCTATGGAGTCTGGTCAGGTTCCAAAGGGCGAAGGACGTACCCACTTTATGATGCAATATTACTCATTTGTGCTCATGTTTGTAGTCTTTGATGTAGCAGCGATCTTTTTGTATGCCTGGGGCAGCAGTATACTAAATCTTCCAAAGTCCGCAACTCTTCCAATAATTGGATTTCTTGCTATAATCTTTGCAGCCTTTGCCTTTGCATTATATCAAGCTGGGAGGAAAGACATTTGGTAA
- a CDS encoding NADH-quinone oxidoreductase subunit B — translation MLKELVSPENSPHATNVLVGKLGDILVRAVGKPFDYAINWGRIYSLWPVHLETACCSVEFGAASSPRYDVERFGIIEAFGSLRQCDLIVVMGTITRKMAPRLRMVYDQMPDPKYVIAMGACAITGGLYFDSYNVLPGIDGVLPVDVYVPGCPPRPETLIQGCMLLQEKIKRTKAK, via the coding sequence ATGTTAAAAGAATTAGTTAGTCCGGAAAATTCTCCTCATGCTACAAACGTTCTGGTAGGAAAACTTGGTGATATTCTAGTTAGAGCAGTAGGAAAACCATTTGATTATGCAATAAACTGGGGTAGGATCTACTCTCTGTGGCCTGTCCATCTTGAGACTGCTTGTTGCAGTGTAGAATTTGGTGCTGCATCCAGTCCTAGATATGATGTTGAAAGATTTGGTATCATCGAAGCATTTGGTTCTCTTCGACAATGTGATCTAATTGTAGTGATGGGAACAATTACCAGAAAAATGGCTCCTAGATTGAGAATGGTGTATGATCAGATGCCTGATCCAAAATATGTGATTGCAATGGGTGCCTGTGCTATAACTGGAGGATTATACTTTGACTCATATAACGTGCTTCCAGGAATTGATGGGGTTCTTCCTGTTGATGTCTATGTTCCGGGATGTCCTCCAAGACCTGAAACTTTGATTCAAGGATGCATGTTACTTCAAGAAAAAATTAAACGGACAAAGGCCAAATAG
- a CDS encoding NADH-quinone oxidoreductase subunit C: MSSGIDKDVEAKDTGEEKTTGNKPESMSKDEAKKFYEEKGLDLSPDVPVKPKPIPEFEKSLADKISSKFGDKVRVDYVRSDRIRVTSKREDIISVAKFIRDELKYDHAESVSGVDYPDSKEIEVIYHLGSYTDEKLGRQIFALATRVPREDVPNPGSDMSRTPSLRDIFYSVEFHERECFEMFGVYFEGHPDMRRLLLPEDWADIPPFRKDFKIKGR, from the coding sequence ATGAGCTCTGGAATTGACAAGGACGTAGAGGCTAAGGATACTGGCGAGGAGAAAACTACGGGCAATAAGCCAGAGTCCATGTCAAAAGATGAAGCAAAAAAATTCTATGAAGAAAAGGGACTTGATTTATCTCCTGATGTACCTGTCAAACCAAAACCAATTCCAGAATTTGAAAAATCTTTGGCAGACAAAATTTCTTCAAAGTTTGGAGACAAGGTGCGTGTTGATTATGTACGGTCTGATCGAATTAGGGTTACATCTAAAAGAGAAGATATTATATCAGTTGCCAAGTTTATCCGGGATGAATTAAAATATGATCATGCAGAATCTGTATCCGGCGTTGATTATCCTGATTCAAAAGAAATTGAGGTAATCTATCACTTGGGATCTTATACTGATGAAAAGCTTGGACGACAAATATTTGCTCTTGCAACTCGAGTTCCAAGAGAAGATGTTCCAAATCCAGGATCTGATATGTCTAGAACTCCTTCATTGCGTGACATATTCTATAGTGTAGAATTTCATGAAAGAGAGTGTTTTGAAATGTTTGGTGTATACTTTGAAGGACATCCTGATATGCGACGATTGCTTTTACCAGAAGATTGGGCAGATATACCTCCATTTAGAAAGGACTTCAAGATAAAGGGAAGATAA
- a CDS encoding NADH-quinone oxidoreductase subunit D: MTTQLPPGMHIETVDEKIMTLNVGPQHPGSGHMRLIIKVDGDYIVSCDPDPGYVHRGEEKMAEYRNYIQNIPHLERPVIHDSSNILYPYCLSVEELLGIEVPERAKYIRVIAAELNRCIYILYWLAIYGIFMGHSTMFMWPAGDRELFIDLLEAMSGARVTHAYLVPGGVRNDLPSNFEERCLRQVEYFEKRLKEYEAVFYQNPLLKARTEGSGILSKTDAIRLGTTGSVLRASGVDFDVRKKEPYDVYENLDFQSIVMKEGDSYARSRVPYLEMFESCRIIKDALRKMPKSGSVRTKLKPNPKGGNDEVYRRIESGRGAVGYYIVSNNRPEPYRVKISVGSFRNLICMPYLLKGEKLGNMPAVYWGLNYWPVEADR; encoded by the coding sequence ATGACTACACAACTACCACCCGGAATGCATATTGAAACTGTGGATGAGAAGATAATGACGCTCAACGTAGGTCCACAACACCCAGGTTCTGGACATATGCGATTGATAATCAAAGTAGACGGTGACTATATTGTTTCATGTGATCCTGATCCTGGTTATGTACACCGAGGGGAAGAGAAAATGGCTGAGTATAGAAATTACATACAAAATATTCCTCATCTTGAAAGACCTGTAATACATGATTCTTCTAATATTTTGTATCCGTATTGTCTCTCAGTAGAAGAGTTGTTGGGAATTGAAGTACCGGAACGAGCAAAGTACATCAGAGTGATTGCAGCAGAACTTAATCGTTGTATTTACATCTTGTACTGGTTAGCTATCTACGGTATATTCATGGGTCACTCGACAATGTTCATGTGGCCAGCTGGTGACAGAGAACTTTTCATTGATCTCTTGGAAGCAATGTCTGGTGCTAGAGTCACACATGCATATCTTGTTCCTGGTGGAGTCAGAAATGACTTACCATCAAATTTTGAGGAGAGATGCTTACGTCAAGTTGAGTACTTTGAAAAGAGGCTCAAAGAATATGAGGCTGTATTCTATCAAAATCCGTTACTGAAAGCAAGAACAGAGGGAAGTGGAATCCTATCCAAGACTGATGCTATACGACTTGGTACAACTGGTTCAGTACTAAGAGCATCTGGTGTTGACTTTGATGTAAGGAAAAAGGAACCATATGATGTCTATGAAAATCTTGACTTTCAATCTATAGTGATGAAAGAAGGTGATTCTTATGCAAGATCTCGTGTACCTTATCTTGAAATGTTTGAGAGCTGCAGAATCATAAAAGATGCATTAAGAAAGATGCCAAAATCTGGTTCTGTCCGCACTAAATTAAAACCAAATCCAAAAGGAGGAAATGATGAAGTTTATCGCAGAATAGAATCTGGCAGAGGAGCAGTTGGATATTACATTGTATCTAACAACAGACCGGAGCCTTATAGAGTGAAGATCAGTGTTGGTTCATTTAGAAATTTGATTTGTATGCCTTATTTGTTAAAAGGAGAAAAACTTGGAAACATGCCGGCAGTTTATTGGGGTCTTAATTATTGGCCTGTGGAGGCAGATAGATAA
- the nuoH gene encoding NADH-quinone oxidoreductase subunit NuoH has translation MSTIAPQFRLSRFIASLFDLIFWVLLIFSLVGLPIVFIVLFYIKLPVINGQFMTPYLAMTWMADPSRTLPIVKSFMHTTIFRVMAFPGFGFAALLAAATIFVERKFLAKIQLRVGPLYCGKIEGILQLMGDGFKLMSKEIIIPAKADKPIFWVGPLLFVGTAGAFVSLIPVAPGWVVANPSVGLLAVFAVIGFFPIIAVLTAWAANSKWTFIGGLRALHQMVAFEIPLILSLLGVVILSGSLNLSHIVESQEHFWWITFLPIGAIVFFITILAELERVPFDLPEAESEIVAGWLTEFSGMMYGLIQLGTYLKLYAFAGLFTVLFLGGWNGPMVWPPFPQDIITQGITIGPVTAKFPGLPLFDQDMLNGTLWFVIKTVGVILLILLPRGVFPRVRIDMILHTGWYKLIGLAFVNIFIALGLLYAGVLGPGGLLH, from the coding sequence ATGTCTACTATAGCACCTCAGTTTAGACTTAGTAGATTCATAGCTTCTTTATTTGATCTAATCTTCTGGGTACTTCTTATCTTCAGTCTTGTTGGATTACCAATAGTCTTCATTGTTCTATTCTACATCAAACTTCCTGTAATTAATGGTCAATTTATGACGCCATATTTGGCAATGACCTGGATGGCAGACCCATCACGTACACTTCCAATTGTAAAAAGTTTCATGCATACAACCATTTTTAGGGTGATGGCATTTCCAGGATTTGGATTTGCTGCTCTCCTTGCAGCTGCTACCATATTTGTTGAAAGAAAGTTCCTTGCAAAAATACAGCTTAGAGTAGGACCACTGTATTGTGGAAAAATAGAAGGAATACTACAACTGATGGGAGACGGTTTCAAATTAATGAGTAAGGAAATTATCATTCCTGCAAAGGCTGACAAACCAATCTTCTGGGTTGGTCCATTATTATTTGTAGGAACGGCAGGCGCATTTGTTTCTCTTATTCCAGTTGCACCAGGTTGGGTTGTTGCAAATCCAAGTGTTGGTTTGTTAGCAGTATTTGCCGTAATTGGTTTCTTCCCAATAATTGCAGTACTTACTGCATGGGCAGCAAATAGCAAGTGGACCTTCATTGGAGGTCTTAGAGCACTCCATCAAATGGTTGCATTTGAAATTCCATTGATATTGTCTCTGTTGGGGGTGGTAATACTCTCTGGCAGTCTCAACCTCTCACACATTGTAGAATCTCAAGAACACTTTTGGTGGATCACATTCCTTCCAATTGGTGCTATAGTATTTTTCATTACAATACTGGCAGAACTTGAAAGAGTTCCATTTGATCTTCCCGAAGCAGAAAGTGAAATCGTAGCTGGATGGTTGACAGAGTTCTCTGGAATGATGTATGGATTGATTCAACTTGGAACCTATCTGAAATTATACGCATTTGCAGGATTGTTCACAGTTCTATTCCTTGGTGGTTGGAATGGTCCAATGGTCTGGCCTCCGTTCCCGCAAGATATCATTACTCAAGGAATAACAATTGGTCCAGTAACTGCGAAGTTCCCAGGATTGCCACTCTTTGATCAAGATATGCTTAACGGAACGTTGTGGTTTGTGATAAAAACTGTAGGAGTTATACTTTTGATATTGTTACCTCGTGGAGTCTTCCCCAGAGTCAGAATTGATATGATATTGCATACTGGTTGGTACAAATTAATTGGTCTTGCATTCGTTAACATCTTTATAGCTCTCGGATTGCTATACGCAGGTGTCTTGGGACCTGGGGGATTATTACATTGA
- a CDS encoding NADH-quinone oxidoreductase subunit I, which produces MSNIGGIIRALNSGVKHLAIKRFTLRYPEQKLKFVGDGFQFNPEIGVGIAGLRGRHILYHEHCTGCQLCSVACEGIAEAISMVKVNETWKHNKKAIMPQIDYGKCVFCGLCVDACPFYALYMTNDYELSSFTKSALIYTPAQLAIKPKISQDVEIKIDDRGATHG; this is translated from the coding sequence TTGAGTAACATAGGTGGAATAATACGTGCCCTGAATTCGGGTGTGAAACATCTTGCAATAAAACGATTCACTCTGCGTTATCCTGAACAGAAATTAAAATTTGTAGGTGATGGTTTTCAATTCAATCCTGAAATTGGTGTAGGAATAGCTGGACTACGCGGACGACACATACTATATCACGAACACTGTACTGGTTGTCAGCTTTGTTCTGTAGCATGTGAGGGAATTGCAGAGGCCATAAGTATGGTCAAGGTTAACGAAACTTGGAAACACAACAAGAAAGCAATAATGCCACAGATAGATTATGGTAAATGTGTCTTCTGTGGTTTATGTGTAGATGCATGTCCGTTCTATGCATTATACATGACCAACGACTATGAGCTTTCTTCCTTTACAAAATCTGCTCTTATCTACACCCCGGCACAACTTGCTATAAAACCAAAGATTTCACAGGATGTTGAAATAAAGATAGATGACAGGGGTGCTACACATGGTTGA
- a CDS encoding NADH-quinone oxidoreductase subunit J family protein, translated as MVDSVFLALSVLTIGSAIVALEIRSLIYGSIALMLTLSGVAGFFLLLDAPFVAMFQLSVYVGSIAVLILFTVMLVRRDLIFNKVEDKRRRYAGIGLMIVLMLGIGTIIIGSGLKTMDTHSSAVDYKKIGEDFLTYYSPALIVMALILASSIIGAMTLARREDVINDQRAD; from the coding sequence ATGGTTGATTCTGTATTTTTAGCTCTTTCTGTTCTAACAATTGGTTCCGCAATTGTAGCACTTGAAATTAGATCATTGATTTATGGTTCAATAGCATTGATGCTTACTCTGTCTGGCGTTGCAGGGTTCTTCTTATTGCTTGATGCTCCATTTGTAGCAATGTTTCAACTCTCGGTATATGTTGGCTCTATTGCAGTTCTCATATTGTTTACAGTCATGTTGGTAAGACGAGATTTGATCTTCAACAAAGTTGAGGATAAACGTAGAAGATATGCCGGTATTGGGCTAATGATAGTACTCATGTTAGGTATTGGAACAATAATAATTGGTTCTGGGCTGAAAACAATGGATACACACTCATCAGCAGTAGATTACAAAAAGATTGGAGAAGATTTTCTAACATATTATTCACCTGCATTAATAGTGATGGCATTAATTCTAGCATCATCGATTATTGGTGCAATGACACTGGCAAGAAGGGAGGATGTAATAAATGACCAACGGGCTGATTGA